One window of Paludibacter propionicigenes WB4 genomic DNA carries:
- the cobI gene encoding precorrin-2 C(20)-methyltransferase, translating into MKGKFYGIGVGPGDPELLTLKAVRVLANIDVLAVPESKREAGSVAHDIARPYLKAGVEVLTLTFPMIRDAEAKAKIRRDNALRIIEKIDAGLNVAFLTLGDPMLYSTYIYLLDNMKDQGIDIVSIPGIYSFSAISNLLNEPLVKGDESMAVISEFNPEVWEKLQSVQTIVCMKVSAYGGQLFDALQRQSYRKMVMVTNAGKETQTVSYNQEDLKGDIPYFTTVIVSKTE; encoded by the coding sequence ATGAAAGGAAAATTTTATGGCATAGGAGTGGGACCGGGTGATCCCGAACTGCTGACGTTGAAGGCTGTCAGGGTACTGGCTAACATCGATGTACTGGCTGTCCCTGAGAGTAAACGGGAAGCCGGTAGTGTGGCGCACGATATTGCACGCCCTTACCTCAAAGCAGGAGTGGAAGTGCTTACCCTTACTTTCCCCATGATCAGGGATGCGGAGGCCAAGGCCAAGATTCGTCGCGACAATGCCCTGCGCATTATCGAAAAGATTGATGCCGGATTGAACGTGGCATTTCTTACCCTGGGCGATCCGATGTTGTACAGCACTTATATCTATTTGCTTGACAATATGAAAGATCAGGGTATCGACATTGTGTCCATCCCGGGCATCTATTCATTTTCGGCCATCAGCAATTTGCTGAATGAACCGTTGGTGAAGGGTGACGAGAGCATGGCGGTCATTTCGGAGTTTAACCCCGAAGTGTGGGAAAAACTGCAATCGGTTCAAACCATTGTGTGCATGAAGGTGTCGGCCTATGGCGGGCAACTGTTCGATGCTTTGCAAAGACAGTCCTATCGGAAAATGGTGATGGTGACCAATGCCGGAAAAGAAACCCAAACGGTTTCGTACAACCAGGAGGACTTGAAGGGGGATATACCTTATTTTACAACAGTAATAGTATCAAAAACAGAATAA
- the cobM gene encoding precorrin-4 C(11)-methyltransferase translates to MESKVYFIGAGPGDPELITLKGHKAIGGADVIIYAGSLVNPQVLANCGKEAVIYNSAEMDLPEIIEVMKNACAQGLSVARVHTGDPSIYGSIREQIEELDKLQIGYEVIPGVSSFTAAASVLCKEFTVPEISQTVICTRFEGRTPVPELEQIELLASHKTSMAIFLSVHMMEKLVEKLTKHYSGSTPIAVVEKATWTDQRVVRGMLNDIVLKVKEAGIRKTAMILVGDFLGTEYNNSKLYDAGFTHEYRQGKTPCGE, encoded by the coding sequence ATGGAATCAAAAGTTTATTTTATCGGTGCAGGTCCCGGCGATCCGGAGCTGATTACGCTCAAAGGGCACAAAGCCATTGGCGGGGCTGATGTGATTATTTATGCCGGCTCGCTGGTCAATCCGCAGGTATTGGCTAATTGTGGGAAGGAAGCTGTAATTTACAACAGTGCCGAAATGGATTTGCCCGAAATCATTGAGGTAATGAAAAATGCCTGCGCGCAGGGACTGTCGGTGGCTCGCGTGCATACAGGCGACCCTTCTATTTACGGTTCTATCCGTGAGCAGATAGAAGAACTGGACAAGTTGCAAATCGGATACGAAGTAATCCCGGGCGTAAGCTCGTTTACTGCTGCTGCATCGGTATTGTGTAAGGAATTTACTGTGCCCGAAATTTCGCAAACCGTCATTTGTACCCGTTTCGAAGGCCGTACACCGGTGCCCGAACTGGAGCAGATAGAGCTGTTGGCTTCGCACAAAACGTCGATGGCCATTTTCCTGTCGGTACACATGATGGAGAAACTAGTGGAGAAGTTGACGAAACATTATAGCGGTTCAACGCCCATAGCTGTTGTCGAAAAAGCCACCTGGACCGATCAACGTGTGGTGCGCGGAATGCTCAACGACATTGTCCTGAAAGTAAAGGAAGCCGGCATCCGAAAAACAGCCATGATTCTGGTAGGTGATTTTTTGGGTACGGAATACAACAATTCTAAGCTCTACGATGCCGGATTTACACATGAATACCGACAGGGGAAAACACCATGTGGGGAATAA